A DNA window from Pristis pectinata isolate sPriPec2 chromosome 29, sPriPec2.1.pri, whole genome shotgun sequence contains the following coding sequences:
- the LOC127584154 gene encoding homeobox protein Nkx-6.3-like, giving the protein MVEIHMDAGLQGTLEARATDSLPALSYTPDVYKPPAHRADPWAPPSHPAARLLPSGNPDPLGVGTPYGITDILSKPASVGASGRTGFVPGISQLSSFGTEAGPGIYYNMPFACVRPPDPTRYCPSPEPCWRAGRHPSNATQKSSLVDVDTKRKHTRPTFSGHQIFALEKTFEQTKYLAGPERACLAHSLGMTESQVKVWFQNRRTKWRKKASSESPVAMPSPGKVSGRDEEDEEYNKPLDPDSDNEKLRLLLRKHGPAFSKLRLGTHTA; this is encoded by the exons ATGGTGGAGATCCACATGGATGCAGGTCTGCAGGGAACACTTGAGGCGCGGGCAACAGACAGCCTGCCTGCTCTGAGCTACACACCTGACGTGTACAAACCTCCGGCTCACCGTGCCGACCCTTGGGCCCCACCCAGTCACCCAGCCGCTAGGCTGCTTCCCAGCGGGAACCCGGACCCCCTTGGTGTTGGGACCCCCTACGGCATTACAGATATCTTGAGCAAACCAGCGAGTGTGGGGGCATCAGGCAGGACTGGTTTTGTTCCCGGGATATCCCAGCTCAGCAGTTTCGGCACGGAGGCAGGACCTGGGATATATTACAACATGCCGTTTGCCTGTGTAAGGCCCCCAGACCCAACCCGTTACTGCCCGTCCCCTGAGCCGTGCTGGAGAGCAGGCAGGCACCCATCTAACGCAA CACAGAAGAGCTCCTTGGTGGACGTTGACACCAAGAGGAAGCACACCAGGCCCACCTTCTCTGGCCACCAGATCTTCGCCCTGGAGAAGACCTTTGAACAAACAAAATACCTGGCTGGACCTGAGAGGGCTTGCCTCGCTCACTCACTGGGGATGACCGAGTCCCAGGtcaag GTCTGGTTCCAGAACAGGAGAACGAAGTGGAGGAAGAAAGCTTCGAGTGAGAGTCCAGTGGCCATGCCCAGTCCCGGTAAGGTCAGCGGGCGAGACGAGGAGGACGAGGAATACAACAAACCCCTGGATCCCGATTCAGACAACGAGAAACTGAGACTGTTACTGAGGAAGCACGGACCAGCGTTTTCAAAGCTGAGGTTGGGCACACACACGGCCTGA